The following are from one region of the Streptomyces rubrogriseus genome:
- a CDS encoding lycopene cyclase family protein: protein MLDADIVVVGAGAAGLSLAHRLPARASPRAVSSVVLVDPPPGPLRPPRRTWCFWEAGPGRFDPAATASWEWLRVHGRDGRAVRRHIAPTRYKMIRSDDFEALVERDLKDRPGLRRVEAVVGAVTGLPDATVRVAATDAAGAPVDLRARWVFDSRPPDRLPAARTRLLQHFRGWFVRTERPVFEPDTVDLMDFRTAQPARGLSFGYVLPTGRHTALVEYTEFGPEPLTTEAYDHALEDYAGRVLRTGATEVLSAEQGVIPMTDAVFDRRAGSCDRVFRIGVAGGATRASTGYTFAAVQRQSEAVARAVRAGRPPVPPAPHPARARLMDAVLLRALDTGRVDGPDLFFRLFDRVPADRLLRFLDGRSRLYEDLAVGLRVPVRPMLRTAAELPWVRRRHLPVH, encoded by the coding sequence GTGCTCGACGCGGACATCGTGGTCGTCGGGGCGGGGGCGGCCGGGCTCTCCCTGGCGCACCGGCTCCCGGCGCGGGCGTCACCCCGTGCGGTGTCCTCCGTCGTCCTGGTCGATCCGCCGCCGGGGCCGCTGCGGCCGCCGCGTCGCACCTGGTGCTTCTGGGAGGCCGGGCCCGGCCGCTTCGACCCGGCGGCGACCGCGTCGTGGGAGTGGCTGCGGGTGCACGGCCGGGACGGGCGGGCCGTCCGGCGGCACATCGCGCCCACCCGCTACAAGATGATCCGCTCGGACGACTTCGAGGCGCTGGTGGAGCGCGATCTGAAGGACCGTCCGGGGCTGCGGCGCGTCGAGGCCGTCGTCGGCGCCGTGACCGGTCTGCCCGACGCCACCGTGCGGGTGGCGGCCACGGACGCGGCGGGCGCGCCGGTCGACCTGCGCGCCCGCTGGGTCTTCGACTCCCGTCCGCCGGACCGGCTGCCGGCCGCCCGCACCCGTCTGCTCCAGCACTTCCGCGGCTGGTTCGTCCGTACCGAGCGGCCGGTCTTCGAGCCGGACACGGTCGACCTGATGGACTTCCGCACCGCGCAGCCGGCCCGGGGTCTGTCGTTCGGCTACGTGCTGCCGACCGGACGGCACACCGCGCTGGTCGAGTACACCGAGTTCGGCCCGGAACCCCTGACGACCGAGGCGTACGACCACGCGCTGGAGGACTACGCGGGGCGGGTCCTGCGCACCGGCGCGACGGAGGTGCTCTCGGCCGAGCAGGGGGTCATCCCGATGACCGACGCGGTCTTCGACCGTCGGGCCGGGAGTTGCGACCGGGTCTTCCGGATCGGGGTCGCGGGCGGCGCGACCCGGGCGTCCACCGGCTACACCTTCGCCGCCGTGCAGCGGCAGTCCGAGGCCGTCGCGCGTGCGGTGCGCGCGGGCCGCCCTCCGGTGCCTCCCGCCCCGCACCCGGCACGGGCCCGGCTGATGGACGCGGTGCTGCTGCGCGCCCTGGACACCGGCCGGGTCGACGGACCCGACCTCTTCTTCCGGCTGTTCGACCGGGTACCCGCCGACCGGCTGCTGCGCTTCCTCGACGGCCGGTCGCGGCTGTACGAGGACCTCGCAGTCGGGCTGCGCGTGCCCGTCCGGCCGATGCTGCGCACGGCGGCCGAACTGCCGTGGGTGCGCCGCCGCCACCTGCCCGTCCACTGA